A part of Streptomyces sp. NBC_01451 genomic DNA contains:
- the meaB gene encoding methylmalonyl Co-A mutase-associated GTPase MeaB, with protein MIDLDAYVKGVLDGKRAIVARAITLVESTRPQHRALAQELLTALLPHSGRARRIGVSGVPGVGKSTFIDAFGTMLTGLGHRVAVLAVDPSSSRTGGSILGDKTRMEHLAVDPAAFIRPSPTAGTLGGVAKATRESIVVMEAAGYDVVLVETVGVGQSETAVANMVDSFLLLTLARTGDQLQGIKKGVLELADVLAVNKADGPHERDAQAAARELAGALRLMHGRDAAWTPPVLTCSARESTGLDTVWDRLEQHRVLLDSTGRLAAKRRDQQVDWTWTMVRDELLGRLHTDEAVRAVAPGLEQQVREGKLTATLAAERILEAFGGE; from the coding sequence GTGATCGATCTCGACGCGTACGTCAAGGGCGTGCTCGACGGGAAGCGGGCGATCGTCGCGCGGGCCATCACGCTCGTCGAGTCGACCCGGCCCCAGCACCGGGCGCTGGCGCAGGAGTTGCTGACCGCGCTGCTCCCGCACAGCGGCCGGGCCCGGCGGATCGGGGTCAGCGGGGTGCCGGGGGTCGGGAAGTCGACGTTCATCGACGCGTTCGGCACGATGCTGACCGGGCTCGGGCACCGGGTGGCGGTGCTCGCGGTCGATCCGTCGTCCAGCCGTACGGGTGGCTCGATCCTGGGCGACAAGACCCGGATGGAGCACCTGGCCGTGGACCCGGCGGCCTTCATCCGGCCCTCCCCCACCGCGGGCACGCTGGGCGGGGTCGCCAAGGCGACGCGCGAGTCGATCGTGGTGATGGAGGCGGCGGGCTACGACGTGGTGCTGGTGGAGACGGTCGGCGTCGGCCAGTCCGAGACCGCCGTCGCGAACATGGTCGACTCGTTCCTGCTCCTGACACTGGCCCGCACCGGCGACCAGTTGCAGGGCATCAAGAAGGGCGTCCTGGAGCTCGCGGACGTGCTCGCCGTCAACAAGGCGGACGGTCCGCACGAGCGTGACGCGCAGGCAGCCGCCCGGGAGTTGGCGGGCGCCCTGCGGCTGATGCACGGCAGGGACGCGGCCTGGACACCGCCCGTGCTGACGTGCAGTGCCCGCGAGTCGACCGGCCTGGACACCGTCTGGGACCGCCTGGAACAGCACCGCGTCCTGCTCGACTCGACCGGCCGCCTCGCCGCCAAACGCCGTGACCAGCAGGTCGACTGGACCTGGACGATGGTCCGCGACGAACTGCTGGGCCGTCTGCACACCGACGAGGCGGTACGCGCCGTCGCCCCCGGCCTCGAACAGCAGGTCAGGGAAGGCAAGTTGACGGCCACCCTCGCCGCCGAGCGCATCCTGGAGGCATTCGGCGGCGAGTGA
- a CDS encoding ArsR/SmtB family transcription factor, whose translation MPARETLPTAADTHLRAPDSARLAEATEVFALLSDATRLHLLWLLAQGESDVGSLTERCEASRTAVSQHLAKLRLAGLVETRREGRHVHYSLRDGHLRRLVMEALSHADHRVSGKAPHD comes from the coding sequence ATGCCAGCTCGCGAGACTCTCCCAACTGCGGCCGACACGCACCTGCGTGCCCCGGACAGCGCGCGTCTCGCGGAGGCGACCGAGGTGTTCGCGCTGCTGTCCGACGCCACCCGGCTGCATCTGCTGTGGCTGCTCGCGCAGGGCGAGTCGGACGTCGGCTCGCTGACGGAGCGGTGCGAGGCGTCGCGGACGGCGGTCAGCCAGCATCTGGCGAAGCTGCGCCTGGCGGGCCTGGTGGAGACGCGGCGCGAGGGGCGGCACGTCCACTACAGCCTGCGGGACGGGCATCTGCGGCGCCTGGTGATGGAGGCGCTGAGCCACGCCGACCACCGGGTCAGCGGTAAGGCGCCGCACGACTGA
- a CDS encoding sulfotransferase family protein has protein sequence MVLVGPEVRRVARGLRRRVRQFAEPPVPQSAHRLVPDPVFVISSVRSGSTLLRVLLNSHPQMRAPHEMHLRTLAVDLTKPYTGKAMAQLDLDRKELEFLLWDRIMHRELVRSGKQIIVDKTPGNAGFWERLAEGWPKARYIFLLRHPASMVTSLINNRPDRDLGATVREVRMYVEAVEAARNGLTGLTVRYEDLTERPEAVTREICGYLGVPWTPTMLDYRKGDHGPFVPFIGDWSENIKSGKIQRARPLPDAEDVPEALRDLARAWGYPC, from the coding sequence ATGGTCCTGGTCGGTCCGGAAGTACGCCGAGTGGCCCGCGGGTTGAGGCGGCGGGTACGGCAGTTCGCGGAGCCACCTGTGCCGCAGTCGGCCCACCGGCTCGTCCCGGACCCGGTGTTCGTGATCTCCTCCGTGCGCTCCGGCTCCACGCTCCTGCGGGTCCTGCTCAACAGCCATCCGCAGATGCGGGCGCCGCACGAGATGCACCTGCGCACCCTCGCGGTCGACCTCACCAAGCCGTACACCGGCAAGGCCATGGCCCAACTCGACCTCGACCGGAAAGAGTTGGAGTTCCTGCTGTGGGACCGCATCATGCACCGGGAACTCGTGCGCAGCGGCAAGCAGATCATCGTGGACAAGACACCCGGCAACGCGGGCTTCTGGGAGCGGCTGGCGGAGGGCTGGCCGAAGGCCCGGTACATCTTCCTGCTGCGTCACCCCGCGTCGATGGTCACCTCCCTGATCAACAACCGTCCCGACCGCGACCTCGGCGCGACCGTACGGGAGGTGCGCATGTACGTCGAGGCGGTCGAGGCGGCCCGGAACGGGCTGACCGGCCTCACGGTCCGCTACGAGGACCTGACGGAGCGGCCCGAGGCGGTCACCCGGGAGATCTGCGGGTATCTCGGTGTGCCCTGGACGCCGACGATGCTCGACTACCGCAAGGGTGATCACGGCCCCTTCGTGCCGTTCATCGGTGACTGGAGCGAGAACATCAAGTCCGGGAAGATCCAGCGGGCCAGGCCGCTGCCGGACGCCGAGGACGTCCCGGAGGCGTTGCGCGACCTGGCCCGTGCCTGGGGGTATCCCTGTTGA
- a CDS encoding mycothiol transferase, with protein sequence MDSRAHDPEATATRWTVATVYDDMWVDPDDDPRETDTEIVDERGTLVEGLRHYRLTVEMKCAGLDAEQMARRSVPPSTMSLLGLIRHLTEDERHFRRVMANEDVPKLYRTDDDRDGDWNGAVADPAVVEAAWKQWRTETELTDRFVAGVADLGTTNAGFSDLGAEHGGQLQLRDVLAAHVNEYARHCGHADLLRECIDGRVGQ encoded by the coding sequence ATGGATTCGCGCGCGCACGACCCCGAAGCAACGGCGACCCGCTGGACGGTCGCGACCGTCTACGACGACATGTGGGTCGACCCGGACGACGACCCGCGCGAGACGGACACCGAGATCGTCGACGAACGCGGCACGCTGGTCGAGGGCCTGCGCCACTACCGGCTGACCGTCGAAATGAAGTGCGCCGGTCTCGACGCCGAACAGATGGCCCGGCGCTCGGTACCGCCGTCCACGATGTCCCTGCTCGGACTGATTCGCCACCTCACCGAGGACGAACGGCACTTTCGCCGGGTGATGGCCAATGAGGACGTCCCCAAGCTGTACCGCACCGACGACGACCGCGACGGCGACTGGAACGGCGCGGTCGCCGACCCGGCGGTCGTGGAGGCCGCCTGGAAGCAGTGGCGGACGGAGACGGAACTCACCGACCGTTTCGTCGCGGGCGTCGCCGACCTCGGCACCACGAACGCCGGCTTCTCCGACCTGGGCGCCGAGCACGGCGGGCAGCTGCAGCTCCGTGACGTCCTGGCGGCGCACGTCAACGAGTACGCGCGGCACTGCGGCCACGCCGACCTCCTGCGCGAGTGCATCGACGGCCGGGTGGGCCAGTGA
- a CDS encoding VOC family protein, which produces MRIHLTSVFVDDQDKALRFYTDVLGFVKKTEVPLGADRWLTVVSPEDPDGTELLLEPSGHPAVKPYRDALAKDGIPATAFAVDDVHAEYDRLRGLGVRFTQEPTEMGPVTIAVLDDTCGNLIQIVHQADQA; this is translated from the coding sequence ATGAGAATCCACCTGACCAGCGTCTTCGTCGACGACCAGGACAAGGCCCTGCGCTTCTACACGGACGTCCTGGGCTTCGTGAAGAAGACCGAGGTCCCGTTGGGCGCGGACCGGTGGCTGACCGTGGTCTCGCCCGAGGACCCCGACGGAACCGAGCTGCTGCTGGAACCCTCCGGCCATCCCGCGGTGAAGCCGTACAGGGACGCGCTGGCCAAGGACGGGATTCCGGCCACCGCCTTCGCCGTGGACGACGTGCACGCGGAGTACGACCGGCTGCGCGGGCTGGGCGTGCGATTCACGCAGGAGCCGACCGAGATGGGCCCGGTCACCATCGCGGTGCTGGACGACACCTGCGGCAACCTGATCCAGATCGTGCACCAGGCAGACCAGGCGTAG
- the scpA gene encoding methylmalonyl-CoA mutase: protein MGIPDFSGIELGTPTAHAGADDWRTAVKATTGSDGAFWETPEGIAVKPLYTGSDLEGLDFLSTYPGAAPYLRGPYPTMYVNQPWTIRQYAGFSTAEESNAFYRRNLAAGQKGLSVAFDLPTHRGYDSDHPRVTGDVGMAGVAIDSIYDMRQLFDGIPLDRMTVSMTMNGAVLPVLALYIVAAEEQGVPPEKLAGTIQNDILKEFMVRNTYIYPPKPSMRIISDIFAYTSQRMPRYNSISISGYHIQEAGATADLELAYTLADGVEYIRAGRDAGMDVDAFAPRLSFFWAIGMNFFMEIAKLRAARLLWAKLVRQFDPQNAKSLSLRTHSQTSGWSLTAQDVFNNVTRTAVEAMAATQGHTQSLHTNALDEALALPTDFSARIARNTQLLIQQESGTTRVIDPWGGSAYVEKLTYDLARRAWQHIEEVEAAGGMAQAIDAGIPKLRIEEASARTQARIDSGRQPVIGVNKYRVETDEQIDVLKVDNSSVRTQQIEKLRRLRAERDERACQDALDALTRAAGGEGNLLELAVNAARAMATVGEISDALEKVYGRHAGQIRTIAGVYRNEAGESPSVDRTRALVDAFEEAEGRRPRILVAKMGQDGHDRGQKVIATAFADLGFDVDVGPLFQTPGEVARQAVEADVHIVGVSSLAAGHLTLVPALREELAAEGRQDIMIVVGGVIPPQDVPTLLEMGAAAVFPPGTVIPDAAYDLVQRLSADLGHDL from the coding sequence ATGGGAATCCCCGACTTCTCCGGAATCGAACTGGGGACCCCGACCGCCCACGCCGGCGCCGACGACTGGCGTACGGCCGTCAAGGCGACCACCGGCTCGGACGGGGCCTTCTGGGAGACCCCGGAGGGCATCGCGGTCAAGCCGCTCTACACGGGCAGTGACCTGGAGGGCCTGGACTTCCTCTCGACGTACCCGGGTGCCGCCCCCTATCTGCGCGGCCCGTACCCGACGATGTACGTCAACCAGCCGTGGACGATCCGCCAGTACGCGGGTTTCTCCACCGCCGAGGAATCGAACGCCTTCTACCGCCGGAACCTCGCCGCCGGCCAGAAGGGCCTGTCCGTCGCCTTCGACCTGCCCACGCACCGGGGTTACGACAGCGACCACCCGCGGGTGACCGGTGACGTCGGCATGGCGGGCGTGGCGATCGACTCGATCTACGACATGCGCCAGCTCTTCGACGGCATCCCGCTGGACAGGATGACCGTGTCGATGACGATGAACGGCGCGGTGCTGCCCGTCCTCGCGCTGTACATCGTCGCGGCCGAGGAACAGGGCGTACCGCCCGAGAAGCTGGCCGGGACCATCCAGAACGACATCCTCAAGGAGTTCATGGTCCGCAACACCTACATCTATCCGCCGAAGCCGTCGATGCGGATCATCTCCGACATCTTCGCGTACACCTCGCAGCGGATGCCCCGCTACAACTCCATCTCGATCTCGGGCTATCACATCCAGGAGGCGGGTGCGACGGCCGACCTGGAGCTGGCGTACACGCTCGCGGACGGGGTCGAGTACATCCGGGCGGGGCGGGACGCCGGGATGGACGTGGACGCGTTCGCGCCCCGGCTCTCCTTCTTCTGGGCGATCGGCATGAACTTCTTCATGGAGATCGCCAAGCTGCGCGCGGCGCGCCTGCTCTGGGCGAAGCTGGTACGGCAGTTCGACCCGCAGAACGCCAAGTCCCTCTCCCTGCGCACCCATTCGCAGACCTCGGGCTGGTCGCTGACCGCGCAGGACGTGTTCAACAACGTGACGCGTACGGCCGTGGAGGCGATGGCCGCGACACAGGGCCACACCCAGTCGCTGCACACCAACGCCCTGGACGAGGCCCTCGCGCTGCCCACGGACTTCTCGGCGCGCATCGCCCGCAACACCCAGCTGCTGATCCAGCAGGAGTCGGGCACGACCCGGGTCATCGACCCGTGGGGCGGCAGCGCGTACGTGGAGAAACTGACGTACGACCTCGCGCGCCGCGCCTGGCAGCACATCGAGGAGGTCGAGGCGGCGGGCGGCATGGCGCAGGCCATCGACGCGGGCATCCCCAAACTGCGCATCGAGGAGGCCTCGGCGCGCACCCAGGCCCGCATCGACTCGGGGCGCCAGCCGGTGATCGGCGTCAACAAGTACCGCGTGGAGACCGACGAGCAGATCGACGTCCTCAAGGTCGACAACTCCTCCGTACGCACCCAGCAGATCGAGAAGCTGCGGCGGCTGCGCGCGGAGCGCGACGAGCGGGCCTGCCAGGACGCGCTGGACGCGCTGACCCGGGCGGCGGGCGGTGAGGGCAACCTGCTGGAGCTGGCGGTGAACGCCGCCCGCGCGATGGCGACGGTCGGGGAGATCTCCGACGCGCTGGAGAAGGTGTACGGGCGGCACGCGGGGCAGATCCGTACGATCGCGGGCGTGTACCGCAACGAGGCAGGCGAGTCCCCGTCCGTCGACCGCACCCGGGCGCTGGTGGACGCCTTCGAGGAGGCCGAGGGGCGCCGGCCGCGCATCCTGGTCGCCAAGATGGGCCAGGACGGCCACGACCGCGGCCAGAAGGTGATCGCCACCGCATTCGCCGACCTCGGTTTCGACGTCGACGTCGGCCCGCTGTTCCAGACGCCGGGCGAGGTGGCCCGGCAGGCGGTGGAGGCGGACGTCCACATCGTCGGGGTGTCCTCGCTGGCCGCCGGACACCTCACCCTCGTGCCGGCGCTGCGCGAGGAGCTGGCGGCCGAGGGCCGCCAGGACATCATGATCGTCGTCGGCGGGGTGATCCCGCCGCAGGACGTGCCGACCCTCCTGGAGATGGGCGCGGCGGCCGTGTTCCCGCCCGGGACGGTGATCCCGGACGCGGCGTACGACCTCGTCCAGCGGCTCTCGGCCGACCTCGGGCACGACCTGTGA
- a CDS encoding VOC family protein, giving the protein MTTDGFTTCLWFDGQAEEAAHFYVSVFKNSSLGRTGYYNEAGPAPAGGVLAVDFVANGQKFVALNGGPQFKFSEAVSFQIFCADQQEVDHYWAKLTEGGGEGGPCGWLKDKYGLSWQVIPDGLIEMISDPDPEKAVRTTKAMYAMGKLDIAALKQAYAGE; this is encoded by the coding sequence ATGACCACCGACGGATTCACCACGTGTCTCTGGTTCGACGGCCAGGCCGAGGAAGCCGCCCACTTCTACGTCTCGGTCTTCAAGAACTCGTCCCTCGGCAGGACCGGCTACTACAACGAGGCCGGCCCCGCGCCCGCCGGCGGCGTCCTGGCCGTCGACTTCGTGGCCAACGGCCAGAAGTTCGTCGCCCTGAACGGCGGCCCGCAGTTCAAGTTCAGCGAGGCCGTCTCCTTCCAGATCTTCTGCGCCGACCAGCAGGAGGTCGACCACTACTGGGCGAAGCTCACCGAGGGTGGCGGCGAGGGCGGCCCCTGCGGATGGCTCAAGGACAAGTACGGACTGTCCTGGCAGGTCATCCCGGACGGCCTGATCGAGATGATCAGCGACCCGGACCCGGAGAAGGCCGTCCGCACCACCAAGGCCATGTACGCGATGGGCAAGCTGGACATCGCGGCCCTGAAGCAGGCGTACGCGGGGGAGTAG
- a CDS encoding DUF1775 domain-containing protein produces the protein MFTAPTQHGTARRLTLAVAAAGTLVLLTAGPAAAHVEVESDKAQALAENVEISFDAEAESDTAGIAAVRVILPKGIAPGDVTYGEGPKGWKFTTADDGYTIKGPALKAGVNAEYSIVVRQLPDVKELAFKSLQTYSDGKIDRWIELDENSEQPAPVLKLKAAAPGAKPVSPSPTETASESPSASPSASASASPSVSPTPTAEATEATSDDGGMSAGAWIGIGAAVVVAAGAVFYAVRRRGGAQE, from the coding sequence ATGTTCACTGCCCCCACCCAGCACGGCACCGCGCGGCGTCTGACCCTCGCGGTCGCCGCTGCCGGCACCCTCGTCCTTCTCACCGCCGGGCCCGCCGCCGCCCACGTGGAGGTCGAGTCCGACAAGGCCCAGGCTCTCGCGGAGAACGTCGAGATCTCCTTCGACGCGGAGGCCGAGTCCGACACCGCGGGGATCGCCGCGGTCCGGGTGATCCTGCCCAAGGGCATCGCGCCCGGCGACGTGACCTACGGCGAGGGCCCCAAGGGCTGGAAGTTCACGACCGCCGACGACGGCTACACGATCAAGGGCCCGGCGCTGAAGGCCGGTGTGAACGCCGAGTACTCCATCGTCGTACGGCAGCTCCCCGACGTGAAGGAACTCGCCTTCAAGTCGTTGCAGACCTACAGCGACGGCAAGATCGACCGCTGGATCGAACTGGACGAGAACAGTGAGCAGCCCGCGCCGGTGCTCAAGCTGAAGGCCGCGGCGCCGGGTGCGAAGCCGGTCAGCCCGTCGCCGACCGAGACGGCGTCCGAGTCGCCGTCCGCGTCTCCGTCGGCGTCCGCGTCGGCATCTCCGTCCGTGTCGCCGACACCCACGGCCGAGGCGACGGAGGCGACGAGCGACGACGGCGGGATGTCCGCGGGTGCCTGGATCGGCATCGGGGCGGCCGTGGTCGTGGCGGCGGGTGCGGTGTTCTATGCCGTACGACGCCGGGGTGGCGCCCAGGAGTAA
- a CDS encoding methylmalonyl-CoA mutase subunit beta — MTVLPNDGLSLAAEFPSTTHEQWQRLVEGVLRKSGKEVSAATAEDALSTALEDGLTVRPLYTAHDEAPESGFPGFAPFVRGGRPEGNTAGGWDVRQRHATLVGDPVLADLENGVTSLWLAVGPDAIPVSSLARALDGVYLDLAPVVLDAGQEVEPAARELLRLYEERGVAKEAARGNLGGDPLGHEARTGEELPFAPVVALARLCAEEYPGLRALTVDALPYHEAGGSAAQELGASLATGVACLRELTEAGLSVEQACAQLEFRYAATADQFLTIAKLRAARRLWSRVAEVSGAPAAGAQVQHAVTSPVMMSRRDPWVNMLRTTVATLAAGVGGADSVTVLPFDHALGLPDAFARRIARNTSTILVEESHLARVIDPAGGSWYVERLTDELAHAGWEFFQWIEGLGGPGPALRSGRLGEALAVTWAARSAKLAKRREPITGVSEFPNLAERLPDREPAPVPPSGGLPRVRRDEAYEALRARSDAHLAATGSRPRVFLAAIGPAAAHSARTAFVSNLFQAGGIEPVTEGTFEDSGATEACLCSSDTLYEERAAAVAAELKAAGASHVFLAGRPGQYTDVDAYVFAGCDAVAVLTATLDRMGAS; from the coding sequence ATGACAGTCCTGCCCAACGACGGGCTCTCACTGGCCGCCGAGTTCCCCTCCACGACCCATGAACAGTGGCAGCGCCTGGTGGAAGGCGTCCTGCGCAAATCGGGCAAGGAGGTCTCCGCCGCGACAGCCGAGGACGCGCTGTCCACCGCGCTGGAGGACGGACTCACCGTCCGCCCCCTCTACACGGCGCACGACGAGGCCCCCGAGTCCGGCTTCCCCGGCTTCGCCCCCTTCGTACGCGGCGGGCGCCCCGAGGGGAACACCGCCGGGGGCTGGGACGTACGGCAGCGGCACGCGACCCTCGTCGGTGACCCGGTGCTCGCGGACCTGGAGAACGGCGTCACCTCGCTCTGGCTGGCCGTCGGTCCCGACGCGATCCCGGTGTCTTCGCTCGCGCGGGCCCTCGACGGCGTCTATCTCGACCTGGCGCCCGTCGTTCTCGACGCCGGACAGGAAGTCGAGCCCGCGGCGCGGGAGTTGCTGCGGCTGTACGAGGAGCGGGGTGTCGCCAAGGAGGCGGCGCGCGGCAATCTCGGCGGCGACCCGCTGGGCCACGAGGCCCGCACCGGTGAGGAGTTGCCCTTCGCGCCGGTCGTCGCCCTCGCGCGGCTGTGCGCCGAGGAGTACCCGGGGCTGCGCGCGCTGACCGTGGACGCACTGCCGTACCACGAGGCCGGCGGCTCGGCCGCGCAGGAGCTGGGCGCGTCCCTGGCGACCGGCGTCGCCTGCCTGCGGGAGCTGACCGAGGCCGGGCTGTCCGTCGAACAGGCCTGTGCACAGCTGGAGTTCCGGTACGCGGCCACCGCCGACCAGTTCCTCACGATCGCCAAGCTGCGCGCTGCCCGGCGGCTGTGGTCCCGGGTCGCCGAGGTGTCCGGGGCACCGGCGGCCGGAGCGCAGGTGCAGCACGCCGTGACCTCGCCGGTGATGATGTCGCGGCGGGACCCGTGGGTGAACATGCTGCGCACGACGGTCGCGACGCTGGCCGCCGGGGTCGGCGGCGCCGACTCGGTCACCGTGCTCCCCTTCGACCACGCGCTGGGCCTGCCGGACGCGTTCGCACGCCGGATCGCCCGCAACACCTCGACGATCCTGGTCGAGGAGTCGCATCTGGCCCGGGTGATCGACCCGGCGGGCGGCTCCTGGTACGTGGAGCGGCTCACCGACGAACTCGCCCACGCGGGCTGGGAGTTCTTCCAGTGGATCGAGGGCCTGGGCGGTCCCGGTCCCGCCCTCCGCTCGGGCCGGCTCGGTGAGGCGCTGGCCGTCACCTGGGCGGCCCGCTCGGCCAAGCTGGCCAAGCGGCGCGAGCCGATCACCGGGGTCAGCGAGTTCCCGAACCTCGCCGAGCGCCTCCCGGACCGCGAGCCGGCGCCCGTACCGCCGTCCGGCGGACTTCCCCGGGTACGGCGCGACGAGGCGTACGAGGCGCTGCGCGCCCGCTCCGACGCCCACCTCGCCGCCACCGGATCCCGGCCGCGCGTCTTCCTGGCGGCCATCGGCCCGGCCGCCGCCCACAGCGCGCGGACGGCCTTCGTCTCGAACCTCTTCCAGGCGGGCGGCATCGAGCCCGTCACGGAGGGCACCTTCGAGGACAGCGGCGCCACCGAGGCCTGCCTCTGCTCCAGTGACACGCTGTACGAGGAGCGGGCGGCGGCCGTCGCGGCGGAGCTGAAGGCCGCCGGTGCCTCGCACGTGTTCCTCGCCGGCCGTCCCGGGCAGTACACCGATGTCGACGCGTACGTCTTCGCGGGCTGCGACGCCGTCGCCGTACTCACCGCCACCCTCGACCGCATGGGAGCGTCCTGA
- a CDS encoding MFS transporter — MLSVLRNRTYRRLLGAQIVALTGTGLATVALALLAYDLAGTDAGSVLGTALAVKMVAYVAIAPAVAAVADRLPRRALLVGADLARAGAALLLPFVDQVWQVYVLIFLLQAASATFTPTFQAVVPDVLPAERDYTRALSLSRLAYDLESLFSPALAAALLSLITYNWLFLGTVAGFLASAALVASAVLPGPARSSPLASSSPTDSTTASAPPTGSVRTRATAGLRLFLAVPQLRALLALDLAVAAASAMVTVNTVVYVRDLLGRSAGDLPPALGAFGAGSMVVALLLPRVLDRVPDRAVMLRGALLLTPVFVVLGAITEAGGGSWRWPALLAAWAAFGAACSMVLTPTGRLIRRAVPAEARTSAFAAQFSLSHSCWLLTYPLAGWLGATAGFRSAVLALGAVALAAALLAVRLWPAGGPAPVEHEHAGLPAWHPHLADARRVGGGWRHSHHPLLDGLHAHG; from the coding sequence ATGCTCTCCGTGCTCCGCAACCGCACCTACCGCCGCCTCCTCGGCGCCCAGATCGTCGCCCTGACCGGCACCGGCCTGGCGACGGTCGCCCTCGCCCTGCTCGCCTACGACCTCGCCGGCACCGACGCCGGATCGGTGCTCGGCACGGCGCTCGCCGTCAAGATGGTGGCGTACGTGGCGATCGCACCGGCCGTCGCCGCGGTCGCCGACCGGCTGCCGCGACGCGCGCTGCTGGTCGGGGCGGACCTCGCACGGGCCGGGGCCGCACTGCTGCTGCCGTTCGTGGACCAGGTGTGGCAGGTGTACGTCCTGATCTTCCTGCTCCAGGCCGCGTCGGCCACGTTCACTCCCACCTTCCAGGCCGTCGTACCGGACGTGCTGCCCGCCGAACGCGACTACACCCGGGCCCTGTCCCTGTCCCGGCTCGCCTACGACCTGGAGAGCCTCTTCAGCCCGGCCCTCGCCGCCGCGCTGCTGTCGCTGATCACCTACAACTGGCTGTTCCTGGGCACGGTGGCCGGTTTCCTGGCCTCGGCCGCCCTGGTCGCCTCCGCCGTACTGCCCGGGCCCGCCAGGTCCAGTCCCCTCGCCAGCTCCAGTCCCACCGACTCCACAACCGCCTCCGCCCCACCGACCGGCAGCGTCCGTACGAGGGCGACCGCGGGCCTCCGTCTCTTCCTCGCCGTCCCGCAGTTGCGCGCCCTGCTCGCCCTGGATCTGGCGGTGGCCGCCGCGAGCGCCATGGTCACCGTCAACACCGTGGTGTACGTCCGCGACCTGCTCGGCCGGAGCGCCGGCGACCTGCCGCCGGCGCTCGGCGCGTTCGGTGCGGGCTCGATGGTCGTGGCGCTGCTCCTGCCCCGGGTGCTCGACCGTGTGCCGGACCGTGCGGTGATGCTGCGGGGAGCGCTGCTGCTCACCCCGGTCTTCGTCGTTCTCGGCGCCATCACCGAGGCGGGCGGCGGCAGTTGGCGCTGGCCCGCGCTGCTGGCCGCCTGGGCGGCGTTCGGTGCCGCCTGCTCGATGGTGCTCACCCCTACCGGGCGGCTGATCCGCCGGGCAGTGCCCGCGGAGGCGCGCACCTCCGCGTTCGCGGCGCAGTTCTCCCTCTCGCACAGCTGCTGGCTGCTCACGTACCCGCTGGCCGGATGGCTCGGCGCGACGGCCGGGTTCCGGTCGGCGGTCCTCGCCCTGGGCGCCGTCGCCCTGGCCGCCGCGCTGCTCGCCGTACGCCTGTGGCCGGCCGGGGGGCCGGCGCCGGTGGAGCACGAGCACGCCGGTCTTCCCGCCTGGCACCCGCATCTGGCCGACGCGCGCCGGGTCGGCGGCGGCTGGCGGCACAGCCACCACCCGCTCCTCGACGGCCTGCACGCCCACGGCTGA